A segment of the Desulfobacterales bacterium genome:
TAAATACAACCATAATGTTAAAAATGCGAAACTCTTAATCAAAAACCAAGGAATAGTCTGTTTGTAAACATTTTATATGATAATTCTGAATATTTTAGACTATTTTTATACAAAATTATAAACTATACTGTAAAAGAACTTTTAGGCCATAGAGATATAAGTATGACGCAAAGATACAGTCATTTTAAAATACTTTTCATAAATTATATCACCGTCAAAAAACAATTAAATCTTATCCATTGCCCTTACAGAGATTACTCATGATAAAATCCTAACCACTTTCCATCCCATCGCCCATCAACTTCATTATCAGTTATATACCATTTTTGCATTATGAATTCTTCATCATTAACCTCTTGTATAACTGGATCATCGTCTTCCTTATTTGGATTAACATAGTAAACTTTTTTATTCTTTTTGTCATATCCAATTATTACAACATAATGACCTGCGACTACAACACGTTTTATATGAATAAGAATAGGCTTATTCTTTTTAAGAAAATTCTCAGTAAAATAATTCAATAGTTCACGTTTTTTTGTATTTACCTGTGCTTCTGGATTATTTTTATCATATCCAATTTCTTCAGAATTATACTCAACAATATTATAATATCTATCGCAAACACCTTGATTTTTATAATATAAATCTTCAGCCCCATGAACTAAATCACTCCAAAGTAATTCTACATCAGTAGTCGTAATCCATTTCCATATTTTTGATGATTTAGTTATTTTACATGTTTCTGGAGTTATGCCTCCTGGTTCTGGTATATTTTCGCAAAGTGGGACTATGCTGTTACAATTTTTTTTATAAAAATAACCATCTTGATATAAATGATCTGAATAGTATTTAAAAATCATATAAAATGAAGTTGCACCACATGTGGCAACATACTGCGGAACAAAAAAGGCAGTTGGGTCTTTATTTATAACTTCATAAGGTTGAATAGCGGTAGCTTTTTCATCTGAACTGCATCCCAATAAAAGGATAGATGCGATTATTAATATATTTATAATATTCATGTCTTTCTTTGAAGTTTCAGTTAAATTCATAGTATTAAAAATAGTGTATATAGTTATGTTAACGGCGATTATATTTTTATCATTTCCGCATATTCGTTAAGATTATGCATGTTTTCTTTGATATATTGTGGCTCTATACAATTGAGATAAGATGCAAATTCTTTAGTCTTATGTCTGTAATATAGAATTGCAAGTTCCCCAAAATAAGTATTCGATAGTTTATCACCATAAACTTTGAGATAGCATGGAATAAGTTCCATTAAAAAATTGAAACCTTTCTGTAGCATTTCTGAAGAGTAAAAACCATGTTCTAAATTTTGTTTGAGCACTGGAATAACATAGGATTCAAAAATAACTATATCGTTAGCATCTTCTATATTATTAGCTTTTAGAGTTACTTCCACAGCCTCTATTAGATATGGAATTATATTTTTATTGATCCACATATTTTAACGACGAATAGGTCTATCTTCACAATTGCATCATTGCAGTGTGTATTATTTCCTCTGCTTTCCTAAGCATCTATCTTGACAATTCCTATACAAGCATCCTAATCGATAAGTGTATAATCTAAAAGAACTGTTTTACACTGCCAATTTTAGTTAACACGTTTAATTCTGGATTCCAGCCTGCGCGGGAATCCAGTTTTTTATAAACGTTTATGAATTCTCACTTATCTATGCGGCTATAGAAAAACCGTAACGATCAATTTTATCCCAGAACTGTGCCCACCTTCCATCACTGTAATTTAGGCATCTCAATGTAAGTACAACTGATGCGCCTTCGTCCTTCCATTTCATTCCAGAACAGCACAATCGTTGTTTTACTATAACTTTGCATGCCGCTTCGGTTACTCCAGATCCTATCGGAATATTTTCCTTTATATTTTTAGCATAATCCATTCTGTGAAGATTATTATTGAAATACGTCACTGAGGATTCAATTTTATCTTTTTTTTCTTTTGAAAGTTTACGGCTCATAAATTCATTCATTTCCATACAGATTTTTTCCGCTGCTCCATTTTTGTTTTTCAATTCATGGCATTTGCTTTGAATCCAATCTTTTCTTTCATTTTTATTTGTAATAGCAGCGTTACCGGCATTTATGATATATTCACTTGCATGATAAAAATCTATTATATTGAATTCGTTTTTGGCTGCATCAACATAAAAACTTGTAAAATTAGCAGCTTAAATTTCTTGTTTTTTTTGACAGAATTTCAAGAGTAAGGTACTAAAGAACGTAAAAATAAAATTATATTTATTGATGGCAAAGAAGAACTACGCATTCCATCAATTGTTTTGTTTGAATTAGAAGTCGGTATCGCTAAATCCAATTCTCCTGAAAAAAG
Coding sequences within it:
- a CDS encoding C39 family peptidase, which codes for MNIINILIIASILLLGCSSDEKATAIQPYEVINKDPTAFFVPQYVATCGATSFYMIFKYYSDHLYQDGYFYKKNCNSIVPLCENIPEPGGITPETCKITKSSKIWKWITTTDVELLWSDLVHGAEDLYYKNQGVCDRYYNIVEYNSEEIGYDKNNPEAQVNTKKRELLNYFTENFLKKNKPILIHIKRVVVAGHYVVIIGYDKKNKKVYYVNPNKEDDDPVIQEVNDEEFIMQKWYITDNEVDGRWDGKWLGFYHE